The DNA segment GCTTAGCCTCGCTTCGTTGGTGCCGCATCTGCAGCTGCTCGGCAAGCAGGGGCGAGCGGGCTATTTGTCGGGGCGGCCGAAAGTAAGTGTTGATTGGTTTCCCGATTCGATACCTACAATGCGAACCGTCTTGATGGGCTTTGCGACATCTGTTTGTCTTCCCGACGCCCCCTCAGGCTTCACGTTAAAGACTGGCAATTCTGGAGTGACGGGGTGTTAAATATTTGTGTTAATGAGTGTTAAGGCTGTGGATAAGCGAAACAACGTATTGAAATGGCTACGGAATTGGTTTTATCCGGTGTGCGAAAGCACGAAGAGAAGTGGGCAGCTACACAGTTCGGGGTGTGCAAAAGCACGAACAGCCTTCTGCAGCCAGTGCCGAGTGTGCAAAAGCACGAACCATGGTCTTTGCGAGTGTGATAGCACGAATAACTGTCTTGCGCGGGTGATAACACGAATGACTTGACTATTGCTTGAAAACGTAAGAGTATCGATTGATGACTCCGCAAGCATCCGCATCACGCCAAGTTTTACTGCCTGAACGGTACCCCGAAGGGGATCTGTTTATTTGCGATGTCAGTGATGCCATCCCAAAAAGTGACTTGGGATCGATGGAGCACCCGATCTTCAGCTTGTCGACGAAGCCGGACACGCAGCAACGGGTCTACGATCATGCCGGCGTCAAGATCACGATAACGCCCAGTAGCGTCGGTTTGGCGAGCGTGCATGACAAAGACATTTTGATTTATTGCATCAGTCAACTGGTTGCCAAAATGAACGCTGGCGAACCACTTGGCCGAACACTCCACATCCGAGCTCATGACTTATTGGTCACAACAAATCGGTCGACGGATGGTCGCGGTTACGAACAATTGATCGCGGCGATGGATCGCCTTAGTGGGACTCGGATCAAGACCAACTTGCGTAGCGGCGGTGAAGAGATCACGGAAGGTTTTGGACTTATCGATAGCTGGCGAATTCTGCGTCAAACCCAGTCGGGCCGGATGTCGGAAATGCGAATTAACCTATCTGATTGGATGTTTAACGCAGTTCAGGCGAGGGAAGTCTTGACCATTCACCGGAGCTATTTCCGTTTGCGAAAAAGTTTGGAAAGGCGGCTGTACGAGCTGGCTAGGAAGCATGTCGGGCGGCAGCACGAGTGGCGGATATCACT comes from the Roseimaritima multifibrata genome and includes:
- a CDS encoding replication initiator protein A, yielding MTPQASASRQVLLPERYPEGDLFICDVSDAIPKSDLGSMEHPIFSLSTKPDTQQRVYDHAGVKITITPSSVGLASVHDKDILIYCISQLVAKMNAGEPLGRTLHIRAHDLLVTTNRSTDGRGYEQLIAAMDRLSGTRIKTNLRSGGEEITEGFGLIDSWRILRQTQSGRMSEMRINLSDWMFNAVQAREVLTIHRSYFRLRKSLERRLYELARKHVGRQHEWRISLELLRKKCGSNSTLKEFRRMIRAIAKDDEANDHIPDYSVRMELGADGKREMVRFQNRGTLPAMKTGPDIVVPPLDPDTYHEARLEAPGWDVYELEKQWRSWITMSGAEAPRNPDAAFLGFCRRWRQTKQL